The genomic region TTGCGATGGCCGCTATCCTGGAAAGTGGGCTTGTTGATCGTGATGTGGTCGTGGATACCTCGCCGGGATGGATGCGCATTGATCAGTTTACTATCCGCGATTTCCGTAACTACGGTGAGTTAGATCTGGCGGGGATTTTAGAGAAATCGTCCAATATTGGTATGTCTCGTTTGGCGTTGCAGATGAGCGATACGGCTATTTGGGAAAAATATAACCAGCTAGGCTTAGGGCAAAGCCCTGGCACAGGCTTTCCGGGTGAATCGACGGGAAGCCTGCCTGCGCCGGTTCGCTGGTCACGCAGCGAGCGTGCTGCACTCTCTTATGGGTACGGTCTCTCAACGTCAGCGCTTCAGCTCGCCAGCGCATATACTGCTTTGGCAAATGGGGGGGAGCGTCTACCTCCTTCATTGCTAAGACTGTCAGCGCCTCCCCAGGGGATTCCTGCTATCTCCCCTAGCGTAGCCGATGACCTGTTAGACGTTTTAGAAACCTCGGTAGGCGCCTACTCGGGCGGGCGACGTGCCCGGGTGGAAGGGTATCGAGTAGGCGGAAAAACCGGAACGGTGCGCAAAACGGGACAGCAGGGCTACGTTGCTGATGCTTACCGCAGCGTATTTGCGGGTATTGCGCCCATTTCAGACCCGCGTATTGTCACCGTAGTGATGATCGATCACCCAAAAGCGGGTGAGTTTTATGGTGGAGCGGTGGCCGCGCCGGTTTTTTCAAGTGTAACGGGCAATGCGTTACGGTTACTGGACGTGCCGCCTGATCATGAGGTCGAATAGTGTTGAAGGAGATTGCATGACGTTGCACCCAGATAATTTATGGCGGGCACTTAAGCAAGTGTGGCCCAATGCCGTGCTGCCTGACTTAGAAGCAAGTTTGCCTGATACGATTCGTTTAATAACCGATTCCCGCAAGCTGGAAGCAGGTGATGTGTTTGTGGCGGTGCCGGGAAGCCAGCAGGATGGGCGAACGTTTATTGAGCATGCGCTTGAAGGTGGTGCCTCATTGGTACTGGCGCACACCAAACAGAGCAGTGTCACCTTCGAGGGGCGGGTACTCTTCTTGCCGCACCTCTCATTGCGCTTGGGAGAGCTAGGTAGGGCGCTGTTTAAGGTGCCTAATGATTTACAGGTCATTGCGGTGACCGGTACTAACGGCAAAAGTTCAGTTACTCACTATATTGCGGCCTTAAGTGAATTGCTTAACACGCCTGCAGGCGTGATTGGCACGTTAGGCGTTGGGCGCCCTGGCCAATTGGTAGAAAGTGGCTTAACGACACCTGGCCCTCTGGCACTTCAGCATATCTTAGGCGATTTAGCGCGACAGGGCGTAAAGCGTGTTGCGCTTGAGGCTTCCTCGCATGCATTAGACCAGTATCGACTGGAGTCTGTGGAGGTCGATGTAGGCGTTTTTACTAATCTAACCCGCGACCACCTGGATTATCACGGCAGTATGGCAGCGTACGCGGCTGCCAAGGCCAAGCTTTTTCGTCGCGCAGAACTCACGCTTGCTGTGGTGAATGCAGATGACCCATTAGCACGACTTATGTTAGCGGGATGTGAAAGCAATGTGCGTGTGCTGGCAACCGGTAGTGATGAGGCGGTAACGCTCCGCGTGATTGATTGGCATCCTCACGGGCAGGGGCAGCAAGCGCTTATTGCGACGCCTGAGGGTGAAAAAACCATCGACCTTAGCTTGATGGGGCGATTTAATTTAGACAATGTATTGCTGGCGATGGCAGTGCTCTACGGTCTAGGAGAGCCGCTTGACCGCCTCTTTGGGGCAGCGTCAAGACTTGCACCAGTGCCAGGGCGGATGGAGCTTTACCGCGCAGATAGCGGGCCAAGTGTGGTGATTGACTACGCCCATTCGCCTGATGCCCTCCAAAACGCACTTGAAGCACTTAAAGCGCACCTAGGCGGAAGCGAAGGTAAGTTGTGGTGCCTGTTTGGCTGCGGCGGCGATCGTGATACGGGCAAGCGCGCTGAGATGGCCGCGTTTGCAGAACGCCATGCCGATCATGTTGTGGTGACCGACGACAACCCCCGCTTTGAGTCTGCTGAACAGATACGCCAGCAGATTATTACAGGTTTTTCTGCCGGCGCCTCCTTTACGGAGATTGGCGACCGTCGTAAAGCAATTGCCTATGTGGTTGAACAAGCCGGGCCGCAGGATGTGGTGCTCGTGGCAGGTAAAGGGCATGAAGCTTACCAAGACATAGCCGGTGTTCGCCACGATTACCAAGATGAGCAGCAAGTGCACAAGGCGCTAGAGTTAAATGGCCGAGGGATAAAAGGTAAGCAATCGTGAACTGGTCGCTGAAAAGCGTGGCGGCGGCGCTTAACGTACCGTTATACATCGACGATGTAGCTTTGACGAGTGTCGTGACGGATACACGTAAAATCGTGCCGGGGTCACTGTTTGTAGCGCTAAAAGGGCCTCGTTTTGATGGGCACGACTTTCTGGAGCAGGCGCGTGAGCAAGGGGCAGTGGCTGCCTTGGTTGAGCAAACAGCCGATAGTACTTTGCCTCAGCTACAGTGTGCGGATACCCGCCTGGGACTAGGGTTGATAGCGCAGGCATGGCGCCATCGCTATCAGTTGCCTATCGTTGCGGTGACGGGCAATAGTGGTAAAACGACCGTCAAAGAGATGACCGCTGCGCTGCTAGCACCGCTGGGCGATGTGCTGGCAACAGAGGGTAACTTAAATAACGATTTTGGTGTGCCGTTAACGTTATTGCGACTCACGTCTGATCATCAAGCCGCGGTTGTGGAGCTGGGAGCGAATCATTTAGGTGAGATTGCCTGGACTAGCCAGCTTACGTTGCCTGAGGTTGCCATCATTACCAATGTGACTGGGGCACATGTGGGAGAGTTTGGTGGCATGGGGCAGATAGCCCAGGCAAAAAGCGAAATCCTATTGGGTTTAAGCGCCAACGGCGTAGCGGTGATCAATAGAGAAGACCGCTATTTCACCTTTTGGTCAGCCTGTGCTGCACCGCGCCGAGTGATTAGCTATGGCTGGGACAGCCAAGCTGATGTGTATGCTGCTGCTCTTTCCTGTAACTCCCAGGGGCGGTATGCTTTCACGCTTGTCTACCATGGGCAGCCGCTGGGTAAGGTATGTTTGCCATTAATAGGTAAGCACAATGTAAGCAATGCCCTAGCTGCTGCTGCTGCTGCACTGGCCGTTGGGATAATGCCTGCACATGTAGTGGCTGGCTTGTCACGACTGCCCTGCCTGCCAGGGCGTTTAAGCAGTGTGCCGGGTTTACGTAATGCCACGCTGCTAGATGACACCTATAACGCCAATCCAGGCGCGGTGAAAGCTGCCTTGGAGGTGTTGGCCAGTTTTCCAGCGCCACGCTGGTGTGCGCTGGGGGCGATGGGGGAGCTTGGGCAGGCATCTGAAGCACTGCACGCTGAGGTGGGCTGCTTTGCTGCTTCACTGGGTATCGACACGCTGCTGACGTACGGGGATGCCGCACGGTCAGCCAGTGACGCCTTTGGTCGCGGGCAGCATTTTGACGACCACGAGACGCTTGTGCGTCATATTATTAATACGTTGCCGCCTGACACTACGCTGCTGGTGAAAGGATCGCGGAGCGCGGGCATGGAAAATGTCATCGCCGCGCTGCGTTCGGATAAATAAGGTAAGCGCCGTTCATGTTACTTCATCTGGCGAATTTCTTAGCCCAATATCAAACTGCTTTTCAGGTTTTTAACTATCTTACGTTACGCGTTATCCTGGCCGCTTTAACGTCTTTGATGCTTTGCCTTTGGCTAGGGCCGTGGGTAATTCGACGGCTAGTAGAAGGTCAGATCGGTCAGGCGGTTCGTGATGATGGGCCGCAATCACATCTTTCGAAAGCCGGTACGCCCACGATGGGCGGCGCCATGATTTTGCTGGCTATTGCGATTAGCACGTTGTTGTGGGGGGATCTCACCAATCATTACGTCTGGGTAGTGCTGGCGGTTACGCTAGGCTTTGGTGCGATTGGTTGGGTAGATGACTACCGCAAAGTAGTAGAAAAAAATCCCCGAGGCCTACCGGCGCGCTGGAAGTATTTTTGGCAGTCGGTCGTTGGCTTAGGCGCGGCTATCGTGCTCTACACAACGGCGGCAACGCCGGTCGAAACCAGCCTGTTAGTGCCTCTATTTAAAGATGTAGCCCTCCCGCTGGGTGTGTTCTATATCGTGCTGACCTACTTTGTGATTGTGGGTAGCTCAAATGCGGTTAACCTAACGGACGGCTTAGACGGTTTAGCCATAATGCCGACCGTGTTAGTCGCTATGGGTCTATCCGTATTTGCTTACGCCAGCGGTAATGCAGTATTTGCCAACTATTTGCACATACCCTTTATTAATGGCACCGGTGAGCTAGCAATATTTTGTGCCACTATCGCAGGTGCAGGGTTAGGTTTCTTATGGTTTAACACCTATCCCGCTCAGGTGTTCATGGGCGATGTGGGTGCGCTAGCACTTGGAGCGGCGCTAGGTGTGGTCGCTGTGATTGTTCGCCAAGAGATTATTCTATTCATTATGGGTGGGATTTTTGTTTTGGAAACAGTGTCGGTCATTCTTCAGGTTGCTTCTTATAAGATGACCGGACGGCGTATTTTTCGTATGGCGCCGCTACACCACCACTATGAGTTGAAAGGCTGGCCAGAGCCTAGAGTCATCGTGCGCTTCTGGATTATCACTGTTGTGTTGGTGCTGCTCGGTTTAGCCACGCTGAAAGTACGTTGATGAGTCGCGCTATAGCGGAGCGCTGCTGGCGTGTCATGTAAAGGAGCCACAATGGTGCAAGTAGCACATGGAATGACGGTCGTGGTGGGGTTAGGGGTGTCAGGGCGGGCGATCTGCCGCCATCTAGCGCGTCATAATGTGCCGTTTATGGTGGCTGATACTCGTCAAGCGCCTCCAGGCTTAGATGATTTTTACGCGGCCCACCCTGGAACCCTTGTGCACTGTGGCCCGTTAACGGCGATTGATTTTAGTCATGCCCATGAAATAGTCGTCAGCCCTGGGGTTGACCCCAATACTCCTGGGCTTGAGGGGCTGTTGGCGCGTCATAATCCAGCCACCGGCGAGCCAATGCTGGTGGGAGAGATAGCGCTTTTTAAGCGGGCTGTGAAGGCTCCTGTCGCTGCTATTACTGGCTCGAATGCTAAATCCACGGTAACGACCCTGCTGGGGGAAATGGCCGCTGCTGCAGGCGTTTATGCAGCAGTAGGGGGGAACTTAGGAACGCCTGCGCTGGATTTGTTGGCCCAGCATCCCTATGCAGATCTCTATATTTTAGAGCTGTCTAGCTTTCAATTAGAGACAACGCCTTATTTAGGTGCTGCCTCCGTCGCATTTTTAAATATTTGTGAAGATCATTTGGATCGTCACGGGGATATGGCAGGTTACCGCGCCGCTAAACAGCGCATCTTTCTGGGGGCGCAACACGCGATTGTTAATGCGGATGACCCTCTTACTTGGCCATCCGATGATTTGGCAATCGTTGAGCACTTTACTTCTGATACGCCGGCAGGAGAGGCGTGGGGGCTAACATGTCTCGATGGCAATATCATGCTTGTTCAGGGAGATGATTGCTGGATCAGTGCACGCGAACTTACCGTTGCAGGCCAGCATAACTACCTGAATGCCCTGGCGGCATTAGCGATGGGCAGAGCTCTGGGCTTTAGCAAGCAGTCGATGTGTGAAGCGCTACGTGCATTTAAAGGGTTGCCGCATCGCAGTGAGGTCATCGCGCACATTAACGGGGTAACATGGGTAAATGATTCAAAAGGTACCAACGTCGGCGCTACCCTTGCGGCGATTAATGGCATTAGCGCGACGCTGGCAGGGAAATTGATTTTATTGGCTGGCGGTGTGGGTAAAGGCGCTGATTTTACGCCGCTGGCGGCACCGCTAGAAGCGTGCGCCAGAACGGTACTCCTGTTTGGTGAAGATGCCCCTCGCTTATCCGCTGCGCTGTCGGCCTCTAATAACGTTCACCGCGTTGATAATTTGCATCAGGCTATGGCGGCTGCTTGGCAAATAGCGCAACCAGGCGATTGCGTGCTGCTTTCCCCCGCCTGTGCAAGTCTCGATCAATTTGCTAACTACCAGGAACGCGGTGATGCGTTTCGTCATTGGTTAATGGATAAGCAGACCGAGGTGAACTCATGAGTCGCCTGGAGCGTCTGCGTGAGGCGCTAACCACGCGCCATTTGCCCTGTGATGTTTGGTTAATCATTTCGGTCGTTGGGCTGGCAGGGCTCGGATGGGTTATGGTCAGTTCTGCGTCTATAGGGTTGCTGGAAAACAGTTACTACTACTCTCGCCAGCACGGGATTTTCTTGGTGATATCCATACTGGCGTGCCTTTTCATGATTAGCGTACCGCTTGAAATGTGGCGCCAGAATGCGGCACTGCTCCTGCTAGCCAGTATTTTTATGCTTGTTTTGGTGCTTATTATCGGCCAAGAGGTCAATGGCAGTAAGCGCTGGATTTCATTGCCAGGGCCACTGCCAAGCTTGCAGGTGTCAGAGTTTGCCAAGCTGGGGCTGATTTTCTACATGGCGGCGTTTATGTCGCGCTTTACCTATGAGCTCCGTCAGCGCGCTTTTAGTATGTGGCGGCCATTAGCCGTATTGGCAGTGCCTGCAGGGTTGTTGTTTTTGGCGCCCGACTTTGGTGGCATGGTGGTTTATACCGTCTGCGTTATTGGCATGTTAATGATGAGTGGTGCATCGCTGACGCTACTTTTAGGCAGTGGTGGGGTATTGGCATCAGGTGCTGTCATGATGGTGGCAATGGAGCCTTATCGATTAGCACGTTGGACCAGCTTCTTAGACCCCTGGGCGGACCAGTTTGCGACGGGGTATCAATTAACCCAGGCACTCATTGCGTTTGGGCGCGGGCATGTCACCGGCACGGGGTTGGGCAATAGCGTCCAGAAGCTTCATTATTTACCAGAAGCGCATACCGACTTTATTTTTGCCGTGGTCGCAGAAGAGCTGGGTATGATCGGCGCCATCGCCGTCGTGCTTCTGTTTACTGTTTTTATTGCGCGTGCAATGTGGATTGCTCGCCGAGCAGAGCTGGCAGGTCACATGTTCGGTGCCTACGTTAGCTATGGCATTGGTTTTGTGATCGCGGCCCAGGCCTTTATTAACATGGCGGTGAGTGCCGGGTTACTGCCTACCAAAGGTTTAACGCTCCCGCTGATTAGCTATGGTGGCTCAAGTTTATTAGTCACTGGATTAATGGTGGGACTGTTGCTTCGTACGGATGCGGAAACACGTCATCGTCCACGCCGTACGCCTACGCCTTACAAGTCTCGTCACGAACCACGATTGTCGTAATTATTTAAGGAGTGGTGTGTGGCAACGAATACACGTCGGCGCGTTTTGATTATGGCTGGGGGAACCGGCGGTCACGTTATCCCAGCGCTTTCACTGGCTCGCGCCTTGCAAACGCATCATGTTGACGTTGAATGGCTGGGGAGTCCGCGTGGTATTGAGAATCGCTTGGTTCCCGAGGCAGGTATTCGACTGCACGCGATTGCGATTAGTGGGCTGCGGGGCAACGGCGTAAGCGGCTGGCTCAAAGCGCCCATTAATCTTACGCGGGCTGTGTGCCAAGCACGGCAGGTGATCCAAACATTTAAACCCCATGTTGTGGTTGGGTTAGGCGGCTTTGCGA from Halomonas sp. 7T harbors:
- a CDS encoding UDP-N-acetylmuramoyl-L-alanyl-D-glutamate--2,6-diaminopimelate ligase, with translation MTLHPDNLWRALKQVWPNAVLPDLEASLPDTIRLITDSRKLEAGDVFVAVPGSQQDGRTFIEHALEGGASLVLAHTKQSSVTFEGRVLFLPHLSLRLGELGRALFKVPNDLQVIAVTGTNGKSSVTHYIAALSELLNTPAGVIGTLGVGRPGQLVESGLTTPGPLALQHILGDLARQGVKRVALEASSHALDQYRLESVEVDVGVFTNLTRDHLDYHGSMAAYAAAKAKLFRRAELTLAVVNADDPLARLMLAGCESNVRVLATGSDEAVTLRVIDWHPHGQGQQALIATPEGEKTIDLSLMGRFNLDNVLLAMAVLYGLGEPLDRLFGAASRLAPVPGRMELYRADSGPSVVIDYAHSPDALQNALEALKAHLGGSEGKLWCLFGCGGDRDTGKRAEMAAFAERHADHVVVTDDNPRFESAEQIRQQIITGFSAGASFTEIGDRRKAIAYVVEQAGPQDVVLVAGKGHEAYQDIAGVRHDYQDEQQVHKALELNGRGIKGKQS
- a CDS encoding UDP-N-acetylmuramoyl-tripeptide--D-alanyl-D-alanine ligase, translating into MNWSLKSVAAALNVPLYIDDVALTSVVTDTRKIVPGSLFVALKGPRFDGHDFLEQAREQGAVAALVEQTADSTLPQLQCADTRLGLGLIAQAWRHRYQLPIVAVTGNSGKTTVKEMTAALLAPLGDVLATEGNLNNDFGVPLTLLRLTSDHQAAVVELGANHLGEIAWTSQLTLPEVAIITNVTGAHVGEFGGMGQIAQAKSEILLGLSANGVAVINREDRYFTFWSACAAPRRVISYGWDSQADVYAAALSCNSQGRYAFTLVYHGQPLGKVCLPLIGKHNVSNALAAAAAALAVGIMPAHVVAGLSRLPCLPGRLSSVPGLRNATLLDDTYNANPGAVKAALEVLASFPAPRWCALGAMGELGQASEALHAEVGCFAASLGIDTLLTYGDAARSASDAFGRGQHFDDHETLVRHIINTLPPDTTLLVKGSRSAGMENVIAALRSDK
- the mraY gene encoding phospho-N-acetylmuramoyl-pentapeptide-transferase — its product is MLLHLANFLAQYQTAFQVFNYLTLRVILAALTSLMLCLWLGPWVIRRLVEGQIGQAVRDDGPQSHLSKAGTPTMGGAMILLAIAISTLLWGDLTNHYVWVVLAVTLGFGAIGWVDDYRKVVEKNPRGLPARWKYFWQSVVGLGAAIVLYTTAATPVETSLLVPLFKDVALPLGVFYIVLTYFVIVGSSNAVNLTDGLDGLAIMPTVLVAMGLSVFAYASGNAVFANYLHIPFINGTGELAIFCATIAGAGLGFLWFNTYPAQVFMGDVGALALGAALGVVAVIVRQEIILFIMGGIFVLETVSVILQVASYKMTGRRIFRMAPLHHHYELKGWPEPRVIVRFWIITVVLVLLGLATLKVR
- the murD gene encoding UDP-N-acetylmuramoyl-L-alanine--D-glutamate ligase, which gives rise to MVQVAHGMTVVVGLGVSGRAICRHLARHNVPFMVADTRQAPPGLDDFYAAHPGTLVHCGPLTAIDFSHAHEIVVSPGVDPNTPGLEGLLARHNPATGEPMLVGEIALFKRAVKAPVAAITGSNAKSTVTTLLGEMAAAAGVYAAVGGNLGTPALDLLAQHPYADLYILELSSFQLETTPYLGAASVAFLNICEDHLDRHGDMAGYRAAKQRIFLGAQHAIVNADDPLTWPSDDLAIVEHFTSDTPAGEAWGLTCLDGNIMLVQGDDCWISARELTVAGQHNYLNALAALAMGRALGFSKQSMCEALRAFKGLPHRSEVIAHINGVTWVNDSKGTNVGATLAAINGISATLAGKLILLAGGVGKGADFTPLAAPLEACARTVLLFGEDAPRLSAALSASNNVHRVDNLHQAMAAAWQIAQPGDCVLLSPACASLDQFANYQERGDAFRHWLMDKQTEVNS
- the ftsW gene encoding putative lipid II flippase FtsW — its product is MSRLERLREALTTRHLPCDVWLIISVVGLAGLGWVMVSSASIGLLENSYYYSRQHGIFLVISILACLFMISVPLEMWRQNAALLLLASIFMLVLVLIIGQEVNGSKRWISLPGPLPSLQVSEFAKLGLIFYMAAFMSRFTYELRQRAFSMWRPLAVLAVPAGLLFLAPDFGGMVVYTVCVIGMLMMSGASLTLLLGSGGVLASGAVMMVAMEPYRLARWTSFLDPWADQFATGYQLTQALIAFGRGHVTGTGLGNSVQKLHYLPEAHTDFIFAVVAEELGMIGAIAVVLLFTVFIARAMWIARRAELAGHMFGAYVSYGIGFVIAAQAFINMAVSAGLLPTKGLTLPLISYGGSSLLVTGLMVGLLLRTDAETRHRPRRTPTPYKSRHEPRLS